The nucleotide sequence AAAGCAATGACATGGCCTTTACCAATTTCACCAAGAACATTTTCTTTCGGTACTTTTGCATCTTCCATAATTAATGTACGTGTCGAAGAGCTCTTAATTCCCATCTTCTTCTCTTCAGGGCCTGTTGAAACACCTTCATAATCACGTTCAACGATAAATGCTGTGAAATGCTCACCATCAATTTTCGCATAGACGATGAATACATCAGCAAATGCAGAGTTCGTAATCCATTGCTTCTCCCCATTTAAAACGTAATGAGTGCCTTCCTCATTTAATACAGCTGTCGTCTTAGCGCCTAGAGCATCAGAACCCGAACCTGGCTCTGTTAGTGCATATGCAGCAAGCTTCGCCCCCGTTGCAAGGTCAGGCAGGTACTTCTGCTTCTGGTCTTCATTTCCGAAAAATACAATCGGTAAAGAGCCTATCCCTACATGAGCGCCGTGTGAAATTGAAAAGCCGCCTGCTTTTGAGAATTTCTCCGCAATAAGAGCTGAGCTGACTTTATCAAGCCCAATTCCACCATATTCCTCCGGCACATCCGCTCCAAGCAGACCTAACTCTCCAGCTTGTTTCAAAAGCTTCACTGAACGGTCGAATTCATGGTTTTCTAAATGCTCAACTTGAGGCATGACTTCCTTTACAACAAACTCGTCTGTTGTCTTTGCGATCATATGATGCTCATCTGAAAAATCCTCAGGTGTATAGACACGGTCCGCTGATACTTCCTCCACTAAAAATTGTGCACCTTTAAATAAATGTTCAGCCGTTTTGCTCATCGGTTTCTCCCCTTTTTATCATTTTTTGATTACGATAATAGCTCCACTACGCCAGCTGCGCCCATTCCGCCGCCAATACACATTGTGACAACCCCAAACTGTTCATTGCGTCGTTTCATTTCGTGTAGAAGTGTTAACGTTAGCTTCGCTCCTGTACAACCAAGCGGATGACCAAGTGCAATCGCACCACCGTTAACATTTACTTTCTCTTCATTTAAGCCAAGCTCCCGAATCACTTGAATCGATTGTGACGCAAAAGCTTCATTCAACTCGAATAATCCAATATCAGAAAGACTTAACCCTGCAAGCTCTAATGCTTTTGGAATAGCTGCCACAGGGCCGATCCCCATAATTTCAGGTGGTACCCCACCTACTGCAAAGGAGCGGAACTTAGCAATTGGTTTTAATCCTTCCGCTTCTGCTTTCTCACGTTCCATCACAAGTACACTCGCTGCGCCGTCACTCATTTGCGAAGCGTTTCCAGCTGTAACGGTTCCTCGCATGTTAAATGCAGGCTTCAGCTTTGCAAGCACTTCTGTTGTCGTACCTTCTCGGACACCTTCATCTTGAGAGACGGTTACCTTCTTTTCTTGCAGTTTATTTGAATGATCTACCGCTTTTAACGTCACTTCGACTGGTACAATCTCCTCTTCGAAACGCCCTTCTTTAATAGCAGCTGCAGCACGTTGATGGCTTCTTACTGCAAATTCATCTTGTTCTTGACGACTGATGCCATACTTCTGAGCAACTTCCTCAGCTGTATGCCCCATGCTCATGTAGTATTCTGGTGCGTTTTCAACAATTTCAACATTTGGGCGAATGACATGTCCGCCCATCGGGATTAAGCTCATTGACTCAGCCCCGCCTGCTAGGACAGTGCTTGCATGACCAAGCATAATCCGCTCTGCCGCATAAGCAATTGACTGTAGACCAGAAGAACAATAACGGTTAATTGTAATCGCAGGAGTTTCATAGGAAAGACCTGCTAACGCTCCAATATTCCGGGCCATATTCATCCCTTGTTCAGCCTCTGGCATGGCGCAGCCAATAATAAGATCATCAATTTTCCCGTCATAACCGCCTGCTCTTTTTAACGTTTCTTTTATCGTTAATGCCCCAAGATCATCTGGGCGTGCATTTGCTAACATTCCTCTTTTCGCTTTGCCGACAGGCGTCCTTGCCCCGGCAACAATGACTGCTTCTTTCACAATGATATCCCCCTTTAATTGCGTAATGGCTTTCCTTTTACAAGCATGTGCTGCATACGAGCCTGTGTTTTCGCTTCCCCTACTAGACTAAGGAAGGCTTCACGTTCAAGATCCAATAGGTATTGCTCATCGACCATCGTTCCGCCTGGTACTTTCCCTCCCGCTAAAACATGTGCGAGCTTCTTAGCAATTTTCATATCATGCTCGGAAATGTAACCAGACTTCATCATGCCATATGCACCGAGCACCATCGTTGCATAGCCTGACTCACCGACTACAGGAATCTTCTTACGCTTCGGTGGTACATAGCCTTGCTCAGCAAGTGAAAGCACTTTTTGCTTTGCATCATGAAGAAGGTGGTCGCCATTTACACTAATTCCATCTTGATTTGATAGGAAGCCATGTTTCCTCGCTTCTGGAGCTGAAGTTGATACTTTTGCCATCGCAATTTTTTCGAACACATGGTTTGTAATCTTTTGTAGGTCAAAGTTTGGTCCTTCTGGCATTGATTCTAGCTGGCGAATATACATTTCTTTGTTTCCGCCTCCGCCTGGAATAACACCTACCCCCACTTCTACAAGTCCCATATACGTTTCCATGGATGCTTGGATTGAATCAGCAGGCAAACAAATTTCTGTTCCACCGCCGAGTGTCATGCCGAAAGGTGCAGCAACAACCGGTTTGTCGCTATATTTCAATCTCATCATTGCATCTTGAAAACGACGTACAACAAGTTCAATCTCAAAGAAATTATCATCTTGTGCTTCCATTAAAATCATCGCAAGGTTTGCCCCAACACAGAAGTTCTTTCCTTGATTTCCGATTACAAGCCCTTTGTAATTTTTCTCAACTTCTTCAACTGATTCAAAAATCATTTGCGTAATATCTGGACCAATAGCATTATTCGGAGAATGAAATTCCAACCCTGCAACTCCATCACCTAAATCAATCAAACTTGCACCTGTATTTTTCTTTATCACTTTGTTTTGTTCTTTTAAGAGATTTAACCGAATGACTTTTTCATTTTCTTTAAGTAGCTTATCGTCGCCATTATGGTAGAAGGAAACGCTTCCATTCTCCTGCTTATAAAATTTCTTGTGTCCTTTATCAAGCATTTCTTCAACCCAGCTTGGGATTTCTTCGCCTTCTTCTTTCATTCGCTGTACTGATTTTTCTAAGCCAATCGCATCCCATGTTTCAAATGGGCCGAGCTCCCAGCCAAATCCCCACTTCATAGCACGATCAATTGCAACAATATCATCTGCAATCTCTCCATGAAGCTTTGCTGAATAAAGTAGGACAGGCTTTAAGATGTTCCACACAAATTCACCAGCTCGATCATTTGCGTAGACAAGTGTTTTTAATTTACGCGCAAGCCCTTTTTCTTGCTTGCTCATCTCGACTGATGCCGCTTTTAGCTTTTTCCGTTCTTCGTATTCAAGCGTTTCAGGGTTCAGTTCAAGAATTTCTTTACCCTTCTCTGTTTTCTTCTTCAGATAGAAGCCTTGACCAGATTTACTTCCGAGCCATCCTTTTTCAAGCATGCTCTTCATAAAAGCCGGCACTTCAAAAACTTCTTTTTCAACACCTTCTACATTGTCATAGACATTCTTTGCAACATGAGCAAATGTATCAAGTCCGACAACATCCAATGTACGGAAGGTTGCACTTTTTGGCCGTCCGATTAACGGCCCTGTGACAGAATCAACTTCTCCAACACTGTAGCCGCCTTTTTGCATTTCTTGAACGGTAACAAGCAATCCATATGTACCGATCCGATTTGCAATAAAATTCGGCGTATCTTTCGCTTCAACCACACCTTTGCCGAGAACGTCCTCTCCAAAGCCTTTCATAAATGTAAGGACCTCAGGACCGGTATGTTGAGTCGGAATGACTTCTAACAACTTCAAATAACGCGGTGGATTAAAGAAATGTGTGCCTAAGAAATGCTTTTGAAAATCTTCTGAGCGTCCTTCTGCCATTGCTTCAATTGA is from Bacillus tianshenii and encodes:
- a CDS encoding acetyl-CoA C-acetyltransferase, giving the protein MKEAVIVAGARTPVGKAKRGMLANARPDDLGALTIKETLKRAGGYDGKIDDLIIGCAMPEAEQGMNMARNIGALAGLSYETPAITINRYCSSGLQSIAYAAERIMLGHASTVLAGGAESMSLIPMGGHVIRPNVEIVENAPEYYMSMGHTAEEVAQKYGISRQEQDEFAVRSHQRAAAAIKEGRFEEEIVPVEVTLKAVDHSNKLQEKKVTVSQDEGVREGTTTEVLAKLKPAFNMRGTVTAGNASQMSDGAASVLVMEREKAEAEGLKPIAKFRSFAVGGVPPEIMGIGPVAAIPKALELAGLSLSDIGLFELNEAFASQSIQVIRELGLNEEKVNVNGGAIALGHPLGCTGAKLTLTLLHEMKRRNEQFGVVTMCIGGGMGAAGVVELLS
- a CDS encoding 3-hydroxyacyl-CoA dehydrogenase NAD-binding domain-containing protein, whose amino-acid sequence is MSWKIRRAAVLGSGVMGSGIAAHLANVGIPTLMLDIVPRELTDEEKAKGLTLEDKQVRNRMAANSKKALFKQKPAPLALKENADYIEVGNMEDDFHKLSEVDWIIEVVVENLEIKQKVFARVDEVRKPGTIVSSNTSGISIEAMAEGRSEDFQKHFLGTHFFNPPRYLKLLEVIPTQHTGPEVLTFMKGFGEDVLGKGVVEAKDTPNFIANRIGTYGLLVTVQEMQKGGYSVGEVDSVTGPLIGRPKSATFRTLDVVGLDTFAHVAKNVYDNVEGVEKEVFEVPAFMKSMLEKGWLGSKSGQGFYLKKKTEKGKEILELNPETLEYEERKKLKAASVEMSKQEKGLARKLKTLVYANDRAGEFVWNILKPVLLYSAKLHGEIADDIVAIDRAMKWGFGWELGPFETWDAIGLEKSVQRMKEEGEEIPSWVEEMLDKGHKKFYKQENGSVSFYHNGDDKLLKENEKVIRLNLLKEQNKVIKKNTGASLIDLGDGVAGLEFHSPNNAIGPDITQMIFESVEEVEKNYKGLVIGNQGKNFCVGANLAMILMEAQDDNFFEIELVVRRFQDAMMRLKYSDKPVVAAPFGMTLGGGTEICLPADSIQASMETYMGLVEVGVGVIPGGGGNKEMYIRQLESMPEGPNFDLQKITNHVFEKIAMAKVSTSAPEARKHGFLSNQDGISVNGDHLLHDAKQKVLSLAEQGYVPPKRKKIPVVGESGYATMVLGAYGMMKSGYISEHDMKIAKKLAHVLAGGKVPGGTMVDEQYLLDLEREAFLSLVGEAKTQARMQHMLVKGKPLRN